The following proteins are co-located in the Micromonospora viridifaciens genome:
- a CDS encoding metallopeptidase family protein has product MTSPEHRRPGSGRRTHRDRHGRGLRGRLVPATVPLARTKAEVFDDLVLDTVETLERRFAKELAGVEFAVEDVPPDLNVYDSDVLEDGEVPLARLLPGRPGRQEVPPRIVLYRRPLEFRAMDREDLADLVHDVIIEQVANLLGVDPDELA; this is encoded by the coding sequence ATGACGAGCCCGGAACACCGCCGCCCCGGCTCCGGCCGGCGCACCCACCGCGACCGCCACGGGCGGGGGCTGCGGGGGCGGTTGGTGCCGGCCACCGTGCCGCTGGCCCGGACCAAGGCCGAGGTTTTCGACGACCTGGTGCTGGACACGGTCGAAACCCTCGAACGCCGCTTCGCCAAGGAGCTGGCGGGCGTCGAGTTCGCCGTCGAGGACGTCCCGCCGGACCTGAACGTCTACGACTCGGACGTGCTGGAGGACGGCGAGGTGCCGCTCGCCCGCCTGCTGCCGGGGCGCCCGGGCCGGCAGGAGGTGCCACCGCGGATCGTGCTCTACCGGCGGCCACTGGAGTTCCGCGCCATGGACCGGGAGGACCTCGCGGACCTCGTACACGACGTGATCATCGAGCAGGTGGCGAACCTGCTCGGGGTCGACCCCGACGAGCTGGCCTGA
- a CDS encoding NUDIX hydrolase has translation MPDTRTGLPTYADLHADASAVLSRWTATSPAAAVARDRTLELLAAGPVAMSRDHLPGHVTASALVLDATAERVLLCLHGKFRRWVQLGGHCEPGDRTLAAAALREATEESGIAGLVVDPEPIDIDIHPVSCQGGSLHYDVRFTVFAPTGAIERVSDESEALGWFPPDRLPAPLADGTVQLVAPALAAFARRAAG, from the coding sequence ATGCCCGACACCCGCACCGGCCTGCCCACGTACGCCGACCTGCACGCCGATGCCAGCGCGGTGCTGAGCCGCTGGACGGCGACCAGCCCGGCCGCCGCCGTGGCCCGCGACCGCACCCTGGAGTTGCTGGCCGCCGGGCCGGTGGCGATGAGCCGCGACCACCTGCCCGGGCACGTCACCGCGAGCGCGCTGGTGCTCGACGCCACCGCCGAGCGGGTGCTGCTCTGCCTGCACGGCAAGTTCCGCAGGTGGGTGCAGCTCGGCGGGCACTGCGAGCCCGGCGACCGGACCCTGGCCGCCGCCGCGCTGCGCGAGGCCACCGAGGAGTCCGGGATCGCCGGGCTGGTCGTCGACCCGGAGCCGATCGACATCGACATCCACCCGGTCTCCTGCCAGGGCGGCTCGCTGCACTACGACGTGCGGTTCACCGTGTTCGCACCGACCGGGGCGATCGAACGGGTCAGCGACGAGTCCGAGGCGCTGGGCTGGTTCCCGCCGGACCGGCTGCCCGCGCCGCTGGCTGACGGCACCGTACAGCTGGTCGCGCCGGCCCTCGCCGCCTTTGCCCGCCGCGCCGCCGGCTGA
- a CDS encoding WhiB family transcriptional regulator, which yields MDGQLEVADLLGNAPEWQERALCSQTDPEAFFPEKGGSTREAKRICSRCEVKTECLEYALGHDERFGIWGGLSERERRKLKRRVAA from the coding sequence ATGGACGGCCAGCTCGAGGTGGCCGACCTGCTCGGAAACGCGCCGGAGTGGCAGGAGCGGGCGCTCTGCTCGCAGACCGACCCGGAGGCGTTCTTTCCCGAGAAGGGCGGCTCGACCCGCGAGGCGAAGCGCATCTGCTCGCGGTGTGAGGTCAAGACGGAGTGCCTGGAATACGCCCTCGGGCACGACGAGCGGTTCGGGATCTGGGGTGGACTCTCCGAGCGGGAGCGGCGCAAGCTGAAGCGGCGGGTAGCCGCCTGA
- a CDS encoding coenzyme F420-0:L-glutamate ligase, producing MKLEILPVPGIGDVTEGDDLAALIATAAPWLRDGDVLVVTSKIVSKAEGRLVDVPADGPERLAARDEVLAAETARVVAARGATRIVQTHHGFVMASAGIDASNVDKTRLVLLPKDPDASAQALRAALRDQYHLDVAVIISDTMGRPWRNGLTDVALGVAGMPAIRDHRGEIDPYGNELQLTQMAVVDELAGAAELIKGKCDQVPVAVVRGYLGVERAADAEGARALIRDAALDLFSLGTAEARAAGLREAAVLADGPGPTPAEPAAVERAIAAVADVVAPGTVFTQVTDDEVRAGLVANVPGWPERAGGLVLGAPPAPVDQADLVRFGADLQRLRTALAAEGVSSALLPPPVGSTASAALAV from the coding sequence GTGAAGCTGGAGATCCTGCCGGTGCCGGGCATCGGCGACGTGACCGAGGGCGACGACCTGGCGGCGCTGATCGCCACCGCGGCGCCGTGGCTGCGCGACGGCGACGTGCTGGTGGTGACCAGCAAGATCGTGTCGAAGGCGGAGGGCCGGCTGGTCGACGTGCCGGCGGACGGGCCCGAACGCCTGGCCGCCCGGGACGAGGTGCTCGCCGCGGAGACCGCCCGGGTGGTGGCCGCCCGCGGGGCGACCCGGATCGTGCAGACCCACCACGGATTCGTGATGGCCTCCGCCGGCATCGACGCCTCGAACGTGGACAAGACCCGCCTGGTGCTGCTGCCGAAGGATCCGGACGCCTCCGCCCAGGCGCTGCGGGCCGCGCTGCGCGACCAATACCACCTCGACGTCGCGGTCATCATCAGCGACACCATGGGCCGGCCGTGGCGCAACGGGCTCACCGACGTGGCGCTCGGGGTGGCCGGGATGCCAGCGATCCGCGACCACCGGGGGGAGATCGACCCGTACGGCAACGAGCTGCAGCTCACCCAGATGGCGGTGGTCGACGAGCTGGCCGGCGCGGCCGAGCTGATCAAGGGCAAGTGCGACCAGGTGCCGGTCGCGGTCGTCCGTGGCTACCTGGGCGTGGAGCGGGCCGCCGACGCCGAGGGCGCCCGGGCGCTGATCCGCGACGCCGCGCTGGACCTGTTCTCGCTCGGGACCGCCGAGGCGAGGGCGGCCGGGCTGCGGGAGGCCGCCGTACTGGCCGACGGCCCGGGGCCGACGCCGGCCGAGCCGGCCGCCGTGGAGCGGGCGATCGCCGCGGTCGCCGACGTGGTCGCGCCCGGCACGGTCTTCACTCAGGTCACCGACGATGAGGTACGCGCCGGCCTGGTCGCCAACGTGCCCGGGTGGCCCGAGCGGGCCGGCGGGCTCGTCCTCGGGGCCCCGCCGGCCCCGGTCGACCAGGCGGACCTGGTGCGCTTCGGCGCCGATCTGCAACGCCTGCGGACCGCGTTGGCCGCCGAGGGCGTTTCCTCCGCGCTGCTCCCGCCGCCGGTCGGCAGCACCGCGAGCGCCGCCCTGGCCGTCTGA
- a CDS encoding ArsR/SmtB family transcription factor, which produces MLKIIFTSEDILRTRVAAAADPVWELVLSLHLLQGRRREPLLAEWRRSTARTLRAHHAAERFRLLLALNPPRGYFPDFLTPYASREGFQAGLEAVRGTPVEMLRRDLTRLAEENPLPAPAAALARGDPEVLEHLTDSMLRYHSLAVTPYWSRIQAAVEADRARRARAMLDDGPEGLLASLRPSMRWADGVLEVLDYPDSRELYLGGRGLLLVPSFFCARTPVALVDPTLPPVLVYPVDRLGGLLGEVAPGTGRNPDGSREALAALLGRTRAAVLEAADDGCTTGEVARRLRISAAAASQHTTVLRNAGLLVSHRDRNTVLHTLTPLGRAVLDA; this is translated from the coding sequence ATGCTGAAGATCATTTTCACGAGCGAGGACATCCTGCGGACCAGGGTGGCCGCCGCCGCGGATCCGGTCTGGGAACTGGTCCTCAGCCTGCACCTGCTCCAGGGCCGTCGGCGCGAGCCACTGCTGGCCGAGTGGCGCCGCAGCACCGCCCGTACGCTGCGGGCGCACCACGCCGCCGAGCGGTTCCGCCTCCTCCTCGCCCTCAACCCGCCGCGCGGCTACTTCCCGGACTTCCTCACCCCGTACGCCAGCAGGGAGGGTTTCCAGGCGGGGCTGGAGGCGGTCCGGGGCACCCCCGTCGAGATGCTGCGCCGGGATCTCACCCGCCTCGCCGAGGAGAACCCGCTGCCCGCCCCGGCCGCCGCGCTGGCCCGGGGCGACCCCGAGGTGCTCGAACACCTCACCGACTCGATGCTGCGCTACCACTCGCTCGCCGTCACCCCGTACTGGTCGCGCATCCAGGCGGCGGTGGAGGCGGACCGGGCGCGGCGGGCGCGGGCGATGCTCGACGACGGCCCCGAGGGTCTGCTGGCGAGCCTCCGGCCCAGCATGCGGTGGGCGGACGGGGTGCTCGAGGTGCTGGACTACCCGGACAGCCGGGAGCTGTACCTGGGTGGCCGGGGGCTGCTGCTGGTCCCGTCGTTCTTCTGCGCGCGGACCCCGGTCGCGCTCGTCGACCCCACGCTGCCCCCGGTGCTGGTCTATCCCGTCGACCGGCTCGGCGGCCTCCTCGGGGAGGTGGCTCCCGGCACCGGGCGAAACCCGGACGGCAGCCGGGAGGCCCTCGCCGCCCTGCTCGGCCGTACCCGCGCCGCCGTGCTGGAGGCCGCCGACGACGGCTGCACCACCGGTGAGGTGGCCCGCCGGCTGCGCATCTCCGCCGCCGCGGCCAGTCAGCACACCACCGTGCTGCGCAACGCCGGCCTGCTGGTCAGCCACCGCGACCGCAACACCGTGCTGCACACCCTCACCCCGCTCGGCCGCGCCGTCCTCGACGCCTGA
- a CDS encoding bifunctional FO biosynthesis protein CofGH produces the protein MLDRSESVPTEASVRRAVRRAAAGRALDVDEATALLAARGPALDELLRIAGEIRDAGLREAGRPGVVTFSKKVFIPLTRLCRDRCHYCTFATVPHRLPAAYLEKDEVLAIAREGAAQGCKEALFTLGDRPEERWPAARRWLDERGYDSTLDYLRACAVAVLEETGLLPHLNPGVLSWSELQRLKPVAPSMGMMLETTATRLWSEPGGPHHGSPDKEPAVRLRVLDDAGRVGVPFTTGILIGIGETLAERVDALFAIRRRMREYGHLQEVIVQNFRAKPDTAMRGMPDAELHDLAATVAVARILLGPKARVQAPPNLIAGEYDLLLRAGIDDWGGVSPVTPDHVNPERPWPQLDELARHTAQAGFTLRERLTIYPEYVRAGDPWLDPRLLPHVTALADPATGLAVEAARPVGRPWQEPEEVFGGRTDLHATIDTTGRTGDRRGDFDTVYGDWSEVAVRVSAPTSGSSDPDLRAGLRLAADDPAALLEPRHTDAALALFAADGPALDELCRTADDVRRDAVGDDVTYVVNRNINFSNVCYVGCRFCAFAQRETDADAYRLSLEQVADRAAAAWAAGASEVCLQGGIDPKLPVTGYADLVRAIKARVPAMHVHAFSPMEIVTAAAKAGVPVKEWLLQLRDAGLDTIPGTAAEILDDEVRWVLTKGKLPAAAWVEVVSTAHELGIRSSSTMMYGHVDHPGQWLAHFRVLAGVQDRTGGFTEFVALPFVHTNAPIYLAGIARPGPTWRENRVVHAMARLLLHGRIANIQCSWVKLGDEGTVAMLQGGCNDLGGTLMEETISRMAGSGNGSARTEEQLRAIAAAAGRPARKRTTAYGHAGA, from the coding sequence ATGCTTGATCGCAGCGAGTCCGTGCCGACCGAGGCGAGCGTACGGCGGGCCGTGCGCCGGGCCGCCGCCGGCCGGGCGCTGGACGTTGACGAGGCGACAGCCCTGCTGGCCGCGCGCGGCCCCGCGCTCGACGAGCTGCTGCGGATCGCCGGCGAGATTCGCGACGCCGGGCTGCGCGAGGCCGGTCGCCCCGGCGTGGTCACCTTCTCGAAGAAGGTCTTCATCCCGCTGACCCGGCTGTGCCGGGACCGCTGCCACTACTGCACGTTCGCCACCGTGCCGCACCGGCTACCGGCCGCGTACCTGGAAAAGGACGAGGTCCTCGCGATCGCCCGGGAGGGCGCGGCGCAGGGCTGCAAGGAGGCGCTGTTCACCCTCGGCGACCGGCCCGAGGAACGCTGGCCAGCGGCCCGCCGGTGGCTGGACGAGCGCGGCTACGACTCCACCCTGGACTACCTGCGGGCCTGTGCGGTGGCGGTGCTGGAGGAGACCGGCCTGCTGCCGCACCTCAACCCGGGCGTGCTGTCCTGGTCGGAGCTGCAGCGGCTCAAGCCGGTCGCGCCGAGCATGGGCATGATGCTGGAGACCACGGCGACCCGGCTCTGGTCGGAGCCGGGCGGCCCGCACCACGGCTCGCCGGACAAGGAGCCGGCCGTCCGGCTCCGGGTGCTCGACGACGCCGGCCGGGTCGGGGTGCCGTTCACCACCGGCATCCTCATCGGCATCGGGGAGACCCTTGCCGAGCGGGTCGACGCGCTCTTCGCGATCCGCCGGCGCATGCGGGAGTACGGCCACCTCCAGGAGGTGATCGTGCAGAATTTCCGCGCCAAGCCGGACACCGCGATGCGTGGCATGCCGGACGCCGAGCTGCACGACCTGGCCGCCACGGTCGCGGTGGCCCGGATCCTGCTCGGCCCGAAGGCCCGCGTCCAGGCCCCGCCGAACCTCATCGCCGGCGAGTACGACCTGCTGCTGCGCGCCGGCATCGACGACTGGGGTGGGGTCTCGCCGGTCACCCCGGACCACGTCAACCCGGAGCGTCCCTGGCCGCAGCTGGACGAGCTGGCCCGGCACACCGCCCAGGCCGGCTTCACCCTGCGCGAGCGGTTGACCATCTACCCGGAGTACGTCCGCGCCGGTGACCCGTGGCTGGATCCGCGCCTGCTGCCGCACGTCACCGCCCTCGCCGATCCGGCGACGGGCCTGGCGGTCGAGGCGGCCCGCCCGGTGGGTCGGCCCTGGCAGGAGCCGGAGGAGGTCTTCGGCGGGCGGACCGACCTGCACGCCACCATCGACACCACCGGGCGGACCGGGGACCGGCGCGGTGACTTCGACACCGTCTACGGTGACTGGTCCGAGGTGGCCGTCAGGGTCAGCGCCCCGACGAGCGGGTCGAGCGATCCGGACCTGCGCGCCGGCCTGCGGTTGGCCGCGGACGACCCGGCGGCGCTGCTGGAGCCCCGGCACACCGACGCGGCGCTGGCGCTGTTCGCCGCCGACGGCCCGGCGCTGGACGAGCTGTGCCGGACCGCCGACGACGTGCGCCGGGACGCGGTCGGCGACGACGTCACCTACGTGGTGAACCGAAACATCAACTTCAGCAACGTCTGCTACGTCGGCTGCCGGTTCTGCGCCTTCGCCCAGCGGGAGACCGACGCCGACGCGTACCGGCTCTCGCTGGAGCAGGTCGCCGACCGGGCGGCGGCGGCCTGGGCGGCCGGGGCGAGCGAGGTCTGCCTCCAGGGCGGCATCGACCCGAAGCTGCCGGTCACCGGCTACGCCGACCTCGTGCGGGCGATCAAGGCCCGGGTGCCGGCGATGCACGTGCACGCGTTCTCTCCGATGGAGATCGTCACTGCCGCCGCCAAGGCGGGCGTACCGGTGAAGGAGTGGCTGCTCCAGCTCCGCGACGCCGGCCTGGACACCATTCCCGGCACCGCCGCCGAGATCCTCGACGACGAGGTCCGCTGGGTGCTCACCAAGGGCAAGCTACCGGCCGCCGCCTGGGTCGAGGTGGTGAGCACGGCCCACGAGCTGGGCATCCGGTCCAGCTCCACGATGATGTACGGCCACGTCGACCACCCGGGCCAGTGGCTCGCCCACTTCCGGGTGCTGGCCGGCGTGCAGGATCGCACCGGCGGCTTCACCGAGTTCGTGGCGCTGCCGTTCGTGCACACCAACGCGCCGATCTACCTCGCCGGCATCGCCCGTCCCGGGCCGACCTGGCGGGAGAACCGGGTCGTGCACGCGATGGCCCGGCTGCTGCTGCACGGCCGGATCGCCAACATCCAGTGCTCCTGGGTGAAGCTCGGCGACGAGGGCACCGTGGCGATGCTCCAGGGCGGTTGCAACGACCTGGGCGGCACGCTGATGGAGGAGACGATCTCCCGGATGGCCGGCTCGGGCAACGGCTCGGCCCGGACCGAGGAGCAGTTGCGGGCGATCGCGGCGGCGGCGGGTCGACCGGCCCGCAAGCGGACGACCGCGTACGGGCACGCCGGCGCGTAG
- a CDS encoding TIGR03089 family protein — MADNIARVFADAIAIDPTRPLLTWYDDATGERTELSGATCANWVAKTANLLVDDAALGPGDTAAVLLPPHWQTAAVLLGCWSAKLTVVDAPGAVDVLFAAADRIDAAAAWPAGERYALALDPFALPMRQVPSGFTDFVSAVRGHGDHFTPYPQAGEADAELLARAEARGAELCLAPGDRLLIDVTRHPDPIDWLLAPLAAGASLVACANLDPSRLDPRTATEKVTRTLT, encoded by the coding sequence ATGGCCGACAACATTGCCCGGGTCTTCGCCGACGCGATCGCGATCGACCCCACCCGTCCCCTGCTGACCTGGTACGACGACGCCACCGGAGAGCGGACCGAACTCTCCGGCGCGACGTGTGCGAACTGGGTGGCCAAGACGGCCAACCTGCTCGTCGACGATGCCGCCCTCGGCCCCGGCGACACCGCCGCCGTGCTGCTGCCCCCGCACTGGCAGACCGCCGCGGTGCTGCTCGGCTGCTGGTCGGCGAAGCTGACCGTGGTCGACGCCCCGGGCGCGGTGGACGTGCTCTTCGCCGCCGCCGACCGGATCGACGCGGCGGCGGCCTGGCCGGCCGGCGAGCGGTACGCGCTCGCACTCGACCCGTTCGCCCTGCCGATGCGGCAGGTCCCGTCGGGATTCACCGACTTCGTGTCGGCGGTACGCGGCCACGGCGACCACTTCACGCCGTACCCGCAGGCGGGCGAGGCGGACGCGGAGCTGCTGGCCCGCGCGGAGGCCCGCGGCGCCGAGCTCTGCCTCGCCCCGGGCGACCGCCTCCTGATCGACGTGACCCGGCACCCCGACCCGATCGACTGGCTCCTGGCGCCCCTGGCGGCCGGCGCCAGCCTGGTCGCCTGCGCCAACCTCGACCCGTCCCGCCTCGACCCCCGCACCGCCACCGAAAAGGTCACCCGCACCCTGACCTAA
- a CDS encoding DUF3499 domain-containing protein, with the protein MRSPRRCSRNGCPRQAVATLTYVYNESTAVVGPLAAFAEPHTYDLCEPHARSLTAPRGWEVVRHEGEFEPPPPTTDDLVALAEAVREAARPAPPRPPEDGQAPPQHPQQTGRRGHLRVIPPTH; encoded by the coding sequence GTGAGGTCACCACGGCGCTGCTCCCGTAACGGCTGCCCCCGGCAAGCGGTCGCCACATTGACCTATGTCTACAACGAGTCCACCGCCGTGGTGGGCCCGCTGGCGGCCTTCGCCGAGCCGCACACGTACGACCTCTGCGAGCCGCACGCCCGGAGCCTGACCGCGCCGCGCGGCTGGGAGGTGGTCCGGCACGAGGGCGAGTTCGAGCCCCCGCCGCCCACCACCGACGACCTGGTCGCCCTGGCCGAGGCGGTGCGTGAAGCCGCCCGCCCCGCGCCGCCGCGCCCGCCCGAGGACGGTCAGGCACCCCCCCAGCACCCCCAGCAGACCGGCCGCCGCGGCCACCTCCGCGTCATCCCCCCCACCCACTAA
- a CDS encoding mannose-1-phosphate guanylyltransferase: MFYAVIPAGGSGTRLWPLSRAGHPKFLHPLTGTPASLLQATVDRLSPLTTPERTLVVTGAAHVAAVARQLAGLPEENILVEPSPRDSCAAIALAAAVIAERDPAAVMGSFAADHLIGDPARWAETVRQAIRGAEQGLLMTVGITPTRPETGYGYLETGEPTGDGPLRPVIEFKEKPAAEVAEGYVRSGRHLWNASMFVWRVDVFLAELARQQPALHAGIIAIATAWGTPEQDDVLGTVWPTLPKISVDYAVMEGAATAGRVATVPGDFGWNDVGDFHTLGEVLPADEVGNVVLDADAKPDVLLRDSTGLVVVPHSGRLVAALGVHDLIVVDTPDALLVCPRDRAQDVKKLVDELKDRGEEALV; encoded by the coding sequence ATGTTCTACGCCGTCATTCCGGCAGGGGGCAGTGGCACGCGATTGTGGCCACTGTCCCGGGCCGGCCATCCCAAGTTCCTCCACCCGTTGACCGGCACCCCGGCGTCGCTGCTCCAGGCGACGGTGGACCGGTTGTCGCCGCTGACCACACCCGAGCGCACGCTGGTGGTCACCGGTGCCGCGCACGTCGCGGCGGTGGCCCGGCAACTGGCTGGCCTGCCGGAGGAGAACATCCTGGTCGAGCCGTCGCCACGCGACTCGTGCGCGGCCATCGCGCTGGCCGCGGCGGTGATCGCGGAACGCGACCCGGCGGCGGTGATGGGCTCGTTCGCCGCTGACCACCTGATCGGCGACCCGGCGCGCTGGGCCGAGACCGTACGCCAGGCGATCCGCGGCGCCGAGCAGGGGCTGCTGATGACGGTGGGCATCACCCCGACCCGGCCGGAGACCGGCTACGGCTACCTGGAGACCGGCGAGCCGACCGGCGACGGCCCGCTGCGCCCGGTGATCGAGTTCAAGGAGAAGCCGGCCGCCGAGGTGGCCGAGGGCTACGTCCGCTCCGGACGGCACCTCTGGAACGCCAGCATGTTCGTCTGGCGGGTCGACGTCTTCCTGGCCGAGCTGGCCCGGCAGCAGCCGGCCCTGCACGCCGGGATCATCGCGATCGCGACGGCGTGGGGCACCCCCGAGCAGGACGACGTCCTCGGCACGGTCTGGCCGACCCTGCCGAAGATCTCAGTGGACTACGCGGTGATGGAGGGCGCGGCGACCGCCGGTCGGGTGGCGACCGTGCCGGGCGACTTCGGCTGGAACGACGTCGGCGACTTCCACACCCTCGGCGAGGTGCTTCCCGCCGACGAGGTCGGCAACGTGGTGCTGGATGCGGACGCCAAGCCGGACGTGCTGTTGCGGGACTCCACCGGCCTGGTGGTGGTGCCGCACTCGGGCCGCCTGGTGGCGGCTCTCGGCGTACACGACCTGATCGTGGTGGACACTCCGGACGCGCTGCTGGTCTGCCCGCGCGACCGGGCGCAGGACGTCAAGAAGCTGGTCGACGAGCTCAAGGACCGCGGCGAGGAGGCCCTGGTCTGA
- a CDS encoding glycosyltransferase family 4 protein: MTAGRPPRVLIDATSVPADRGGVGRYVDGLLGALGRVCGSGVDLVVVSLRTDLERYTRMLPDAEVIPAPAAVAHRPARLAWEQTGLPLLAQQVGAEVLHSPFYTCPLRAGCPVTVTVHDATFFTEPEHYDKSRRTFFRSAIKTSLRRADRVIVPSKATRDELIRLLDADPTRIDVAYHGVDQAAFHAPSEEEKARVRARLGLGDSSYVAFLGAKEPRKNVPNLIRGWARAVADREDPPALVIAGGQGHDDDIDRAVVDVPAHLRLLRPGYLRYADLPGFLGGALVAAYPSYGEGFGLPILEAMACAAPVLTTPRLSLPEVGGDAVAYTSEDPDQIATDLTALLDDEQRRLSLAKAGFDRAKEFTWESSAEVHLAAWGRARS, translated from the coding sequence GTGACCGCCGGTCGCCCGCCCCGCGTGCTCATCGACGCCACGAGTGTCCCCGCCGATCGCGGCGGCGTAGGTAGATACGTCGATGGTTTGCTCGGCGCCCTCGGCCGGGTCTGCGGCTCCGGCGTGGACCTGGTCGTGGTGAGCCTCCGCACCGACCTGGAGCGCTACACCCGGATGCTGCCCGATGCCGAGGTGATCCCCGCCCCGGCGGCCGTCGCGCACCGCCCGGCCCGGCTCGCCTGGGAGCAGACCGGCCTGCCGCTGCTGGCCCAGCAGGTGGGCGCGGAGGTGCTGCACTCGCCCTTCTACACCTGCCCGCTGCGGGCCGGCTGCCCGGTGACGGTCACCGTGCACGACGCGACGTTCTTCACCGAGCCCGAGCACTACGACAAGTCGCGCCGGACGTTCTTCCGCAGCGCGATCAAGACCTCGCTGCGCCGGGCCGACCGGGTGATCGTGCCGAGCAAGGCCACCCGGGACGAGTTGATCCGTCTGCTGGACGCCGACCCGACCCGGATCGACGTGGCCTACCACGGGGTCGACCAGGCCGCCTTCCACGCCCCGAGCGAGGAGGAGAAGGCCCGGGTCCGCGCCCGGCTGGGCCTGGGCGACAGCAGCTACGTCGCGTTCCTCGGGGCGAAGGAGCCACGAAAGAACGTGCCCAACCTGATCCGTGGCTGGGCCCGGGCGGTGGCCGACCGGGAGGACCCGCCCGCGCTGGTCATCGCCGGCGGCCAGGGGCACGACGACGACATCGACCGCGCGGTGGTCGACGTCCCGGCGCACCTGCGGCTGCTCCGCCCGGGTTACCTCCGCTACGCCGACCTGCCCGGCTTCCTCGGCGGCGCGCTGGTTGCCGCCTACCCGTCGTACGGCGAGGGGTTCGGCCTGCCGATCCTGGAGGCGATGGCGTGCGCGGCACCGGTGCTGACCACGCCGCGGCTCTCCCTGCCCGAGGTGGGTGGCGACGCGGTGGCGTACACCAGCGAGGACCCGGATCAGATCGCTACCGACCTGACCGCCCTGCTCGACGACGAGCAGCGCCGGCTCTCCCTGGCCAAGGCCGGCTTCGACCGGGCCAAGGAGTTCACCTGGGAGTCCAGCGCCGAGGTGCACCTCGCCGCGTGGGGCCGGGCCCGGTCCTGA
- the cofD gene encoding 2-phospho-L-lactate transferase: MRIVVLTGGIGGARFLLGVRAYAREVGAEVTAVVNVGDDLLLHGLKVCPDLDSVMYTLGGGADPERGWGRVDETWTVRSELAAYGAEPSWFGLGDRDIATHLVRTTMLNAGYPLSRVTEALATRWQPGVRLLPATDDRLETHVVVDLDGAQRAIHFQEWWVRYRADLPTHRFVFVGADAAKPAPGVLEAIGAADVVLIAPSNPVVSIAPILAVPGLRDAVTDGPARVVGVSPIIGGAPVRGMADRCLAVLGVECSAAGVGGLYGGRSAGGLLDGWLVAPEDSGTLVPEVTVRSAPLRMIDEAATAAMVRAALELG, encoded by the coding sequence ATGCGCATCGTGGTTCTGACCGGCGGGATCGGGGGCGCCCGGTTCCTGCTCGGCGTCCGGGCGTACGCCCGGGAGGTGGGGGCCGAGGTGACCGCCGTGGTCAACGTCGGCGACGATCTGCTGCTGCACGGGCTCAAGGTGTGCCCGGACCTGGACAGCGTGATGTACACGCTGGGCGGCGGCGCCGACCCGGAGCGGGGCTGGGGCCGGGTGGACGAGACCTGGACGGTCCGGTCCGAGTTGGCCGCGTACGGCGCCGAGCCCAGCTGGTTCGGTCTGGGCGACCGGGATATCGCCACCCACCTGGTCCGGACGACGATGCTCAACGCCGGGTACCCGCTGTCCCGGGTGACCGAGGCGCTCGCCACCCGCTGGCAGCCCGGCGTACGCCTGCTGCCGGCCACGGACGACCGCTTGGAGACCCACGTGGTGGTCGATCTGGACGGCGCGCAGCGGGCGATCCACTTTCAGGAGTGGTGGGTGCGCTACCGCGCCGACCTGCCGACCCACCGGTTCGTCTTCGTCGGCGCGGACGCGGCCAAGCCGGCCCCGGGCGTGCTGGAGGCGATCGGCGCGGCCGACGTGGTGCTGATCGCGCCGAGCAACCCCGTGGTGAGCATCGCCCCGATCCTGGCCGTGCCCGGGCTGCGGGACGCGGTCACCGACGGGCCTGCCCGGGTGGTCGGCGTGTCCCCGATCATCGGCGGCGCCCCGGTACGCGGCATGGCCGACCGCTGCCTCGCCGTGCTCGGGGTCGAGTGCAGCGCGGCCGGCGTGGGCGGCCTCTACGGTGGCCGGTCGGCCGGTGGCCTGCTCGACGGCTGGCTGGTCGCGCCGGAGGACTCCGGGACGCTGGTGCCGGAGGTGACCGTGCGATCGGCACCGCTGCGAATGATCGACGAGGCGGCGACGGCCGCGATGGTGCGGGCCGCATTGGAGCTGGGGTGA